TCAGTACACGGGGACGACCGGAAAAAAAGGAATATACCTATCGTGCGAAGCCAGAGTCGTTACAGGGGCTCGTGAACGCAGGCTTTGACGTGGTCAATCTGGCGAATAATCATTCGATGGATTACGGAATAGACGCGCTCTCTGACACGATGGAGCATCTGAAAAAGGCGAAGATCGGTTATGTGGGGGCGGGGAAAAACGAAGAAGAAGCATTTGCTCCCTATATCCAAACGATCAAGGGAAAACGTGTGGCAGTCATCGGGATTAGCCGTGTCCTTCCAAATGAGCGTTGGTATGCGCGAAAAAACAAGCCAGGCCTCGCACATGCCTACTCGTATGAGCCGATGCTGTCCCATGTTAAAAAGGTAGTGGCGGAGTCAGACATTACGATAGCGGTCATGCACTGGAATCTGGAATATGAGGATTACCCGGAACCATATGCGCGTGAGATGGCGAAAAAGCTGATCGACAGCGGTGTGGATGCCATTGTTGGGTCGCACAGCCATTCGATTATGGGCGTTGAGTTTTATAAAAAGGCGCCGATCTATTACAGTGTAGGGAATTTTGTGTTTACCACCTCGCGCAACCCGAAAGGTCGTGAAGCCATGATGGTTCAACTGACGTTTACAAAAGACGGGAGCAAGAGCCGCGTGATCCCGGTGAAGCTAACGAACGGTCAGCCTGCTCCGATGGATGAGAAAAACAAACAGAGGATCATCGACAAGCTCAACCGTATTTCCTATGGGGCGAGTATATCCGAAAAAGGGGAGGTAACCGAGTCTAAGCCTCAATAGCG
The window above is part of the Brevibacillus antibioticus genome. Proteins encoded here:
- a CDS encoding CapA family protein, whose translation is MKIRRWKHAVIAVAAVMLCVAMGSESGAVQASSEEDVQEQNSIQVAFVGDMILDKSVGSQIGRYGVDYPFQKTADFLKQADLTIGNLETPVSTRGRPEKKEYTYRAKPESLQGLVNAGFDVVNLANNHSMDYGIDALSDTMEHLKKAKIGYVGAGKNEEEAFAPYIQTIKGKRVAVIGISRVLPNERWYARKNKPGLAHAYSYEPMLSHVKKVVAESDITIAVMHWNLEYEDYPEPYAREMAKKLIDSGVDAIVGSHSHSIMGVEFYKKAPIYYSVGNFVFTTSRNPKGREAMMVQLTFTKDGSKSRVIPVKLTNGQPAPMDEKNKQRIIDKLNRISYGASISEKGEVTESKPQ